In Oscillospiraceae bacterium, a single window of DNA contains:
- a CDS encoding UvrD-helicase domain-containing protein has product MLNSIQNDLNQKQIEAITSIDGYVRVIAGAGSGKTKALTHRYSYLVGEAGIPPRNILCVTFTNKAACEMKRRVKGL; this is encoded by the coding sequence ATGCTTAACTCTATTCAAAATGACTTAAACCAAAAACAAATAGAGGCAATAACATCAATAGACGGTTATGTCCGTGTTATTGCCGGTGCAGGATCAGGAAAAACGAAGGCTCTGACACATCGATATTCTTATCTCGTCGGTGAAGCAGGGATACCTCCGCGTAATATTTTATGTGTAACTTTTACGAATAAAGCTGCTTGTGAAATGAAAAGACGTGTCAAGGGTCTCC
- a CDS encoding helix-turn-helix transcriptional regulator — MKSFADKVREARMALRITQQELADQVGVSKRSIAAYEIGEKTPRYYYLRKLAEQLQVSAEYLRRDDIYDPLFGLQEQPYVEEARERLDNKAAKEISYLMERNTALFAGGDISDEAKDAYFQAVMKAYLACKEEAKKTYGKNK; from the coding sequence ATGAAGAGCTTCGCAGATAAGGTCAGGGAAGCCAGAATGGCGCTCCGCATTACACAGCAGGAACTCGCCGATCAGGTGGGAGTTTCTAAACGCTCCATTGCGGCTTATGAAATCGGGGAAAAAACACCTCGCTATTACTATCTGCGAAAGCTGGCTGAGCAACTGCAGGTTTCCGCTGAATATCTGAGACGGGACGATATCTATGATCCGCTATTCGGATTACAGGAACAGCCCTATGTCGAAGAGGCCAGAGAACGGCTTGACAACAAAGCCGCAAAGGAAATTTCTTATCTCATGGAAAGGAACACCGCCTTATTTGCCGGCGGCGATATCAGCGATGAGGCCAAAGACGCCTACTTCCAGGCGGTTATGAAGGCCTATCTGGCCTGTAAGGAAGAGGCCAAGAAAACATACGGAAAGAACAAATAA